Part of the Gemmatimonadota bacterium genome, CCGATTCGAGGGATGCGCCGATTTCGCAAATGTATTTCTCGAGATCGGGCCGGTCGACCATCACGAATCCTTTGAATTCCCGGGGGATATAGAGACCGACCCTCAAGTCCACGGGCCTGGCGATACTGGCCGTGGGGCCTATATCGGGGTTCATTCTGATACTGTACGTACATCCCGTCGCTAGGATGGCGGTCATCAGTACCGCTGCGTATTTCAGTACCTGCATGCGCCGCTCCTATCCGATCCGTCCATCCGCTCCGGGCAAGTTTGCGCGAGACATGTAAGGCTAACGTCCTTCAAATGCGTTTTCAACGTGTTTTGCGACACCTGGCCGCAAACTACGCACACGGCAAACGCCTGTCGAAAACGGACACGCGCATACCCGTTCGAGTTACATGAAAGGTACGGATTACCGATCGAAAAGTCAAGCGGAGACAGCGTATAATCACCGGCCGGGCATACGCCGCGAAACCCCGATAACACTTGACATTTCAATGGATTATCTCTATTTTCAAAGACCGTTGAGCGCGACCGGGAAACCGGTTTTCGAAGCGTTTACGGCGCTTGAGGATAGAGGCTGATTACCACCCTGTTCCGAAGATCACAATCCCTATGGCGAGCATCTACCTGGACCATAACGCGACCACGCCGGTCAGACCCGAAGTGTTCGATGCCATGGAACCTTTCTTCAGAGACCGGTTCGGCAATGCATCGAGCATCCACCGGTACGGACAGGATGCGCGTTCGGCCGTGGAGGAGGCCCGGGCCCAGGTGGCCGGCCTGGTGAATGGACGGCCCGGCGAAATCTACTTTACAAGCGGCGGCACCGAGTCCGACAACCTGGCGCTCAAAGGCATCGCCTACGCCCGCAGAGCGTACGGCAGGCACATTATCACGACGAACATCGAACATTCGGCCGTACTGAACAGTTGCGGTTTTCTCGAGCGGGAAGGCTTCGAAGTGACCTATCTTCCCGTGGATGAATACGGCCGGGTCGATCCCGGCCAGGTGGCGGACGCCCTGACCGGTCATACGATCCTGATCAGCATCATGCATGCGAACAACGAGATCGGCACGGTCCAGCCCGTGGAGGAAATAGGAAGGATCGCCCGGGAGAACGGCGTGTGCTTTCACACGGACGCGGTACAGTCCGCCGGCAAGCTGCCGGTCGACGTGGAAGCGATGCACGCGGACCTCCTCTCGCTTTCGGGCCACAAGATCTACGGCCCCAAGGGCGTGGGGGCCATCTACATCCGCAAAGGCGTCGAAATCGAACCCATGGCCCACGGCGGCCATCACGAAAATGACGTGCGGTCCGGGACGGAGAACACCGTGGGTATCGTGGGTATCGGCAAGGCTGCTGAACTGGCGGCCGATGAACGGGAACACGAATACCGGAATCTGTCCGAAATGCGCGACACCCTGGAAGTGCGCATCCGGGACGAGATCGAGGGGATTCAGGTAAACGGGCACCCGGAATGGCGTCTGCCCGGCACGTTGAACGTGTCCTTCCCAGGCGCGGAAGGGGAATCGCTGATCATGGCCCTGGATCTCGCGGGTATCGCCGTATCCACGGGCTCGGCCTGCACATCGGGGACCATAGAGCCGTCCCACGTGCTGCTCGCGCTGGGCAGGGACCCGCGCACCGCCCTGGGCTCGGTACGTTTCAGCTTCGGGCGCGACAACACCATGGAGGAGGTCGGCCACGTCATGAGCAGGCTGCCCGGTATTGTGTCCCGCCTCCGCGAAGTCGCCACCGCGCAGGTACCCGGTTGAGGCGTGTTTTATGTACTCTCCCGCCGTAATGGATCACTTTCACTCGCCCCGCAACGTGGGGGATCTTCCGGACGCGGACGGTGTGGGCAACGCCGGAAATCCCATCAGCGGGAATACCATTGCGTTGTATCTGAAGATCGCGGACGGGACCGTCACGGACGCGAAGTTCAGGACCTTCGGCTGCGCGGCGTCCATCGCGGCAAGCAGCATGGTCACCGAGTGGGTGATCGGCAGGACGACCGAAGAGGCCGCGTCTATCGAAAACCATACGATCGCGGAGGCCCTGGGCGGTCTTCCACCTACCAAGATGCACTGCTCCGCCATGGCCGCGGACGGCGTGCGAACGGCGATTGAGGATTACCGGTCGCGTCATGGCGAGAGCCAGAGAGACTAGCATGATGCCGGCGAATGCCAATTCGCATATTCCCAGCGGGTCCGATACCGTATCCGAGTTCGATCCGGCCGTCAACCGGCTGCCGCCGAAAGGGTCGACGGTCGTGGTGGCGATGAGCGGCGGCGTGGACAGCTCGGTGGCGGCCGCGATGCTCAAGGAAGCGGGCTGCGAGGTCATCGGCGTCACCATGCACCTGTGGGACTACGACCGCGTGGGCGGCAATGCGCAATTCGAACACGGCTGCTGCACGGTCGAGGACCGCAACGACGCGCGGGTAGTGGCCGGCAGGCTCGGGATACCCTACTACGTGGTGGATTTTCGCGAAGAATTCGAGCGGGGCGTCATATCCAATTTCGTGTCCGAGTACATGCAGGGCCGCACGCCCAATCCCTGCGTGGCCTGCAACAGCCGGGTCAAGTTCGGCGTGCTGCTCGACCGGGCCACGGCGCTCGGCGCAGATTACGTGGCGACCGGGCACTATGCCCGGATTGTCTTCGACGAAAGCGCGGGCGGGGCGGACCAAACGGACCAGACGGACCAGGCGGGCCAGGCGGGCCAGGCGGGCCGCTATGTTCTGAAACGGGGCATCGACGGAAACAAGGACCAATCCTACGCCCTGTGGGAGATGACCCAGGAAGAGCTGGCGCGCACCGTCTTTCCGGTGGGCATGCTCACGAAGGCGCAGACGCGGCAGGCCGCCGAAAGACTCGCTCCGCGGGTGGCCGACAAGAAGGACAGCTACGAGATCTGCTTCATCCAGGACAGGGGCCATGAACGATTCCTCAGGGAGTGGACGGCGAAGCACCCCGTGGATGCGGAAGAAGGGCTGCTGTCCATAGGAGATCCTATCCGGCCGGGACCGATCATAGACACGAATGGCCATTTCCTGGGTGAACACCGGGGACATCCACTTTACACGATCGGACAGCGGAAGGGACTCGGGCTGGCTGCCGGACGTCCGGTGTACGTGGTCGACATCCAGCCCGATACGAATACGATCGTGGTGGGTGACGACGAGGATCTTCTCTGTGACCGGCTCATCGCGGACAGGGTCAACTGGCAGTCCATGGAAACGCCAGTGGGAGAGGTCCGCGGTCAGGCCAAGATCCGGTACCGGCAGGAAGCAACGCCCGCGGTCATCACGCCCGATGAGCCCGGCGTCGCGCTGGTTGACTTCGAGCATCCGCAGCGGGCGGTTACGCCGGGACAGTCCGTCGTCTTCTACGACGGCGAGACGGTTCTCGGAGGCGGCATCATACGCGAATGAGGTCGTTATGCACGTCGACAAGGCGCCCCAGCGCGTGCTGCGCCGTCTTCGGTCCTGGTGCCTCGGGCTGGTCAGCGGCATGCTCATGCTGCTGCCAAGCCTCGGAACCGGCGCGGAAGAGTCCGTGAGAATCGCCGCGGGCGTTCGATTCACCTTTGAGCCCGTCGATGCGCCCTTCGTGGAACACGTACTGGGCATCGTGCGCGAAGCGTCTCCGCATCTGCGCGCCACGCTGGGCCTTCCCGCCGCCGATACCATCCACGTCCATATCGCCCCCACGCAGGAAGCCTTCCTGACCTACACGCCCGGCGCCATCCCCGACTGGGGCGCGGGGTACGCCGTGCCGCACCGCAGGCTTGTGGTGCTGAGGTCGCCCCGGATTACCGGTACGTATGACGGTTCCGAGGAACTCGTGGTGCACGAACTGGCCCACGTGATGCTGCATAGCGCGCTCCGCGGCGTGGATATTCCTCGCTGGCTGGACGAGGGATTCGCGATGCACATGGCGCGGGAATGGGGATTCTGGGACCGGGCATCGCTCGTGATCGCCGTCGTTTCAGGAAACCTGGTCTCCCTGGGGGCGATCCAGGGCGTGAACACGTTTCCCGAGCACCGGGCCCAACTGGCCTATCAGGAAAGCGCCCTCGCCGTGCAGTACATACTCCGGCGCTACGGTGAAGCGGGACTGCACACCCTGTTCGACAGCCTGAGGCGGACCGGCTCCATCGACCAGGCATGCTTCGACGCCTTCGGCGTGAGCATAGTGGGTTTCGAGCGGGACTGGCTGGCGTACATGGAACGCAATTACGGCTGGCGCATGTTGCTCGGCGAAAGCCTGTCCATCGTGATCGCTCCGCTGTTCGGCGTACTTTGTCTTCTTGCCTACCTGCGAATCCGAAGGCGAAGGAGAGCTACGCTACGACAATGGGCGCGTGAAGAAGAAGTGGACGACTGGCGTTCGGACGAAGACGACTGGCGAAGGAAGAATGAAGAATGGACCATGTCCAGGGAGCGGGATGATTAACCGCCTTCTCCGTCAGAATCCGTCAGGGGCTGAACCGGACCGCCATACTGAACAGGGACGCGATATCGAACGTAGTGGTCGCGCGCGACTGAGAGTCCGTTTCGAATGAAACTTTCGCACCTGGCCGAATACGCGGGCCTCAGGCTGTTGATGCTGCTGACAAGGCGGCTCTCTCCTTCCCGGGCTTCGTGGGTGGGGAACCGGCTGGGAGACCTGGCCTTTCACGTGATCGGCACGAGGAGGGCACTGGTCATGGAGCACCTGGGACGCGTTTACGGAGATACCGGAGACGCCGGGAAGCTCCGGACCATGTCCCGGTCCGTGTACCGCCAACTGGGCCGGACAGCCGTGGAACACGCCCGGCTGCTCGCCGGAAGGGCGACGGACCTGCGGGACCGGCTCGCCATCTCGGGTCAGGAACATATCGATTATGCCCGCCACAGGGGGCGCGGGGTCATTCTGGTCACCGGGCATTTCGGCTACTGGGAGTTGCTCGGCGCAACGGTCGCCTTGCTCGGTTATCCCATTACTGTCGTCGCGAAAAAGCTGCACAACCCCGCCGTCAACCGCCTGATGCACGCGGGGCGCGAGCGACTGGGCATGGCGGTGGCCTCCATGGAATCGGCGCCGTCCGCGATCTTCAGGGCATTGCGCCGCAACGAATGCGTCGGACTGCTCGCAGACCAGGACGCCGGGCCGGGCGGCGTTTTCGTCGAATTCCTGGGATTACGGGCGTCCACCTACCAGGGACCGGCGCTCTTCGCCTTGCGCACAGGGGCTCCTATCGTACCGTGTTTCATCGTTCGTTCCGGTCCGGAACATCACCGGGTCTGCTTCGAAACCCCTATCGAAGCGATTCCGACAGGCGATGAATCGGCCGATATAGCACGGACTACCCAGGCTTACACGGACGTGCTGGCCCGATACATCCTGGATTATCCCGATCACTGGTTCTGGGTACACCGGCGGTGGAAGACCCCGGTGCCCGCCGATTCAAGTCACGTTCAGTAAAGGAGACCTGTTCCATGACACGCCATCCACTCATCGCCATTTGCGCCGTTTTCCTCTTCGGTGCCGCCGCGGCCTGCGGAAACGGAGGAGAGCAGTCCGAGTCCGATACACGGTCACCGATGCCGCCTGGCGAACCGCCGCCGCCAGCGACGGTTCCCGCTGTCGCGGAGCGACCGGACGCCCCTGCGGATGCCCCTGCCCCGGTGTATACCCAGGAAGAAACGACGACGGGCGAAGCAGCGGGAGTCGGCTGGACGGTTCCCGCGCGATGGGAGGTGCAGCCGCCCCGGATGATGCGCATGGCGACCTATCTGATCCCGAGGGCCGAAGGGGACGACGAACCCGGCGAATGTGCCGTGTTCTTTTTCGGCCAGGGGCAGGGAGGCAGCGTCGACCTGAATCTGCAGCGCTGGCGGGATCAGTTCGAGACGGAATCCGGAGGAACGCCCACGCCGGCCCAGCGGAAGTCGACCATCAACGGACTGACGGTGACCACGGTGTCCCTGGCCGGCACGTATCTCGCTTCCATGGGACCCATGTTCCAGTCAGGCGCCGTGAAAAAACCGGGCTATAAAATGCTCGGCGCCATTATCGAGGCGCCGGAAGGCAACGTGTTCGTCAAGCTCACCGGACCGGAAAAGACCGTCCTGGGTGCGGAGGGCGAGTTCCAGAGTTTTCTGAATTCGCTCAGGAAGTAACTGCGCGGACGCCTTAAGTCCGCCTTTAAGTCAGGAATCGCAGCGGCTTGAGCGTACTTGTCATACAAACCGCCTTCGTGGGCGACGTCGTGCTGTCCACCCCATTGTTCGAAGCGGCCAGGACGCGGCTGGGCGCCGACCGCGTCGGAGCCGTCGTGCGGCCCGAGACCGCCAACCTGCTGCGAAACAACCCCCACATCGACGACATCGTCGTCTATGACAAGAAAGGCGGGCAAAAAGGCCCCCTGGAACTGCTTCGTCTCGCCGGCAAGTTGCGTGCGGCTTCCTTCGATACGGCGGTTATTCCCCACCGATCGCTCCGAAGCGCACTGCTGGGTTACCTGGCGGGCGCGCCCGTCCGAGTGGGCTTCGATCGAAACGCGGGCAAGCTGCTTCTTACGGAGCGGGTGCCCTACCGACCTGTCCACGAGGTCGAACGAAACCTTTCTCTTTTCGCTTCGTGGGGGGTGGATATGGACGGAATTCACCCCGCCCTTTACCCGGACGATGAGGACCGGCAACGGGCGGATGCGCTGATCAGGGAATCAGGCCTGGCGCCGTCCGACAGGATTTGCGGCGTAAGTCCCGGTTCGGTCTGGGCGACCAAGCGGTGGCCGCCCGACCGGTATGCGGAACTCATCCGCCGCCTCGCGGAAGAACACGGATATCGCGCCGTGCTCTTCGGCAGTGCCGGAGACCGGCCCCTCTGCACGGGAATCGCCACCGAATCCGGCGTCGAGCCGCTGAACGCGGCGGGAAGGCTGACCCTGCTTCAGTCGGCCGCGCTCGCCGCGCGTTGCTCCGTCTTTGTTTCCAACGACACCGGCATGAGCCACGTGGCCGCCGCCATGAACATACCCGTCGTAGCCGTCTTCGGGCCCACGGTTCCCGCCTTTGGCTTCACCCCACATGGAGAAGGGCACCAGGTCGTCGAAACAACCATGGACTGCCGGCCCTGCAGCGCCCATGGCGGAAACCGGTGTCCCATCGGCACCCATGACTGCATGCGCAGTATCGCCGTGGAACGGGTGACAGAGGCCGTGGCCATTCAACGCGGGGAACCTGAAACGCCCGCTGTGGACTAGTTACGGACAAGACATGCGCATTGGCATCATTGGTCTCATCAACCACGACACCATCTTCATGGCCGGCGGCCACCAGGTTCAGGATCTCGGCGGCATCCTGTACAACACCACCGTAATGGCCGACCTGGTCGAAGACGGCGACCGGGTATATCCCATCAGTCGCATCGGCGCGGAATGCTACGACGCCATGCGCGCCATGCTGGACCCTCGTCCCGCCGTGAACACCCGGGGAATCGCCCTTTCCCCGAGAGGCACCAGCCGAAATCAGATCCGGTACGACGAGGCCATGGAAAAAGTCGAGCAGTTGACGAACCATATCGACCCCATTCCTCTCGAACAGATCGAACCTTTTCTGGACCTCGACGCCCTGCTGGTGAATTTCATCGTCGGGGACGACATCACTCTGGAGACCATGGAAGCCATACGGGGCAGCGCCTCCGGGTTGCTGTACCTGGATGTGCACAACCTCTGTCTGGGCATCGACGCGGAGGGCTACCGGCGAAGGCGGGCACCGGAAGACTGGCGACGATGGATAGAAATGTTCGACGTGGTTCAGATGAACGAAGTGGAGGCGCGTCTGCTGGCCGGCGCGGGTGCCGATGCAGGTAACGATGCGGGTAACGATGCGGGCGTCAACGCGGGCAACGAAACGGGCGCCAACGCGGGCAACCAAGCAGTGGCCGCATCAAATGGGCCGCTGGAGAATGAAGCGGTGGCGGCGTCAAGTGGGCCGCTGGAGGCGGAGGATGATTTTGTCGCCTTCGGACGGTCGATTACCGCGCTTGGTCCCTCGGTATGCATAACCACCCGGGGGGCTCTCGGTCCCGTCACGGTTTATCGCGAGGACGATATTATCAAATCCGTCGTCATTCCCTCGGAGCCGGTCCGGGAAGTCGTCGACACCACCGGCTGCGGGGACGCCTTTGCCGCCGGATTCGTAACCGAATACCTGGTCTCGAAAGACCCCGCACGGGCGACCCGTCTCGCGAACCGGGTCGCAAGCGTGAACTGCACCGTGGCCGGACTGCCGGAGAGGGGAACGTTTGCTTCTGAAAGGAGGGAATTGTGACCGGGCAGGACGAATCCGTCGTCATTCTATTCCGAGGCGGACGCTTACCGGAATGGCATCTGCTCGACCAGGCTCAGCGGATCGATTTTGAGCGCCGGCATGTTGACCTGATGCTGGCGGTCTCCGAGCGCCACGGCCTGATCGGCATCCACGGTTACCGGCTACTGGGGCCCCGTGGCAACTGGGAACGATTCTGGACCATAGAGTTCCCGGACCTCGCCGGCGCGGAGGCCTGGATGTCGGCCGAGACGGAACCCCCATACGGACGCTACGGTTTCTACGACTATACCCTTGCCCGCCGCTGGCAACCGGAGTGTCTTAACTGGCTGCCGCGCAAGCCCGAACCTCCGGTGTCGCCCGGCGCCGATCCGCACACGATCCCGGCCCTTTCCGCCGATCCTTCGTCGATCGTCCTGCTGGCCTTCGGCAGGCAGTACCGCGGGCCCGACCAGGTTGCCCCAGGGAATCGCGACGAGGAGAGATGGCGGCGAATGCGGAAGGTAAGCCATAGCCACGGCCTCATCCACGGCGAGGCCTTTCGCCTGATGGGAACCGGCGCGCATGGCGAGTCGGTCTGGATTCTGGAGTTCCCCGGACTGGCGGGCATCGAGGCCTGTATCGATGCGGAGACGGCGCCGCCCGCGGGAGTCGATCTCAGACACGATTTCCATCTGGCCAGACGCTGGGCGCCGGAATACTTCGCCACCTGGCCGCCGGGACGGGGCAGCGCGTGAGGCGTGTGCAGGTCTACCCACATTGCCCCGATCTACTCCGCATCCCGCAGGTCCATGTTACTTAAAGCAGGTCTACCCCGCGCATTGATGGGATTTCCGGCGGACAAACGCACCTAGAGACACCATACATAAGATACGTTTCGAGATGTACGCCTGGTTTTCGACTAATCCATCAGAATCGGTACACTCGGAAACGTCCCATTGGCGAACATCTGCGTCTCCCCGGAGGAGGACCCGCATGGAAAAGGTAAATTATGGGAGGTAGCACAGCAATCAGGTAGTCATGCGAAATACTGATACAAGGCACAGAAACTTCCAGAGGTTTGATCATTCACCGATATTGAGACGGAGATATCCCATGAATACGTAATAGTTTATACAGATGGGTGCGATGCACTCCGACGATTTCCGCAGCCTTCGATACGTTGCCATTCGTTTCCCTTAAAATGTTCTCAAGATATTGACCTTCCGTATCCTTTGTCGTACCTGTTCTGACAGTTCGGAGCGACTGAATTTCGTTACTTCGGTCTGTGCCCTCAACTTCTTCAGGAAAGATATTCTCAACGGTAACCTGACCATTCGACGCCAACGCAATCGCCGCCCTGAGCCTGTTCTCGAGTTCTCTTACGTTGCCCTCCCACCCGTGGCGAAGCAATCTGGACATCACCGCTGGAGAAACTTCCATTTCCCCGACATCGGAAGGCGTCAGTTCTTTCATGAAGTGGCGGAAGAGTAAGGGTATATCTGCGATACGCGACCGCAACGGAGGCATCTGGAGCACCACACTCCCGATTCGATGGTAGAGATCCAGCCGGAAGGACTTTTGAACTACGGCCTCCTGCAGATCGCGATTGGTAGCTGCGATTACTCGAACGTCCGTATTCATTTGCCGGACACTGCCATAGGGCCGATACGATCCATCCTGTAGTACCCGTAGTAATACGGCCTGTGCGTTCAGAGGCAGTTCACCGATTTCGTCGAGGAAGATAGTGCCTTTATTCGCAGCGGCAAACAGGCCCGGCTGCTTCCTGTCGGCGCCCGTGTAGGCGCCCCTTTCGTGACCAAAAAGCTCGTTTCCCATCAGCGTCTCAGGCAGCGCGGCGCAATCCACGATGACAAAGGGTTGGTCGGCGCGGCTACTTGCCGTATGAACCGCCCTGGCGATCAGTTCTTTCCCGGTCCCGGTTTCTCCCGTTATCAATACCGGCATATCCGTTCGTGCATACCGAAAGGTCATCGAACAAATTCGTTTCATAACGTCGCTTTTGTGAACAATCGGTTCAAAGGCAGCATGTTCGTGATAATGCTCAATTTGCTCGTTTGAACTGTGGTCACTGTTTCCAGATGATCCCATGTATACTCCACTTACGGCATATTGCTGATTGTTGAACCGGTTGTATCGACTGCATCCGCGACACTGTGTTCTGAACATCACGGCCTGAGGACTTGCGAAAGCGGATCGCGTCGACCGCCGGACTGTCTGACTGCAAAGACAGGGAATGTAAGGACTGAATCTCGCCGGTCTATGGGGTAAAACCCTACTTTTTGCAGAAAAACACACCCCAAATGTGCTTAAAAGACACCGTGTTTCCCTGAAAGTGTTGCTCGCGAACCAGGTGAGACATTATCCCACATAGGACAGCGGCGGGCATACCCGGAAGGCAAGTACGGTACCTGACGCGTGCAGGGAAATCACACCTTGCCGAGGGAAACAGGCTTCTCGCCGTACCGTCGTGCCCGACTCGATTACGGGGTATCTGATTCTCGTAGACGGATTGAACGGTACCTGTTATCTTGACCGATTGACGGCACGAAAGCCTGAATCGCACGCTATTCAATCTTACGACATTGCTAAAGTTCGACATTCGAAGTTCGACGCAGTTGTGCATAGGCGGATAGTGTCATGCCCTCTTCACCGTCAAACTCCAGCGTCAGGCAGCGGCTGCTTTACCTGCACGCGCGGACGCCCAGCGTTTTCGCCGATATTCTTGGATACACCCCCATCGAACCCGTCAAGGACTACCAGGCTGAAATCACGGCGGATGTGCCGGAATGGCCCTACAACACCGTGCACGACGCCCTGGTCGACGGCTGGCAGATCGTGCAGTTCCCCCATCTCCAGGCGCCCATCGACGACAGGGATCTGGACGTCGTGGGATACGAATTCATCTTACAGAAACTGGAGGAGTTTCAGGATGGATAAGAACCGGTTGTCGACGGCACGGGGCGCGGTATCGGAGGCGGGATCGCTACAAGCGGACGTGGAACGGCCAGAAGCAGGAGCGGACAAGTCCCATCTCCTGACAGACATGGAGATAGTCGGCTTTCTCGTGAACGGCTATCACCTGCTAGAACCCGATCTTCCCGGAGGACTCAACGAGCACATCGCCGGCCAGCTGGACGAACTGGACCACAATCCCGGTGACGCCATCGCGGACGTCGTGCCGGAGCTGTGGCAGGTGATCGAACATCCGGCCGTGAAAGGCGCCCTGGTCAGCCTGCTCGGCGAGGACTACGAAGTACAGGGCCACCGCCACTGGCACTGCAAGCAACCGCACACCGGCCACATGTCCTGGCACCAGGACAGCACCAACAGCCGGGATACCCGTATCGACCGGCTCCTCGGGCTGTACTATCCGACGGACATCACCCCGGAGATGGGTCCGACGATCATCGTCCCGGGCACCCAGTTCCGCAACGCGCCGACGGACCGCATGGCCACCTACACCAACATCCGCGGCCAGGTGCCCATGGTACTCAAGGCCGGGACCGTGGCCCTGACCCACTACGACCTCTGGCACGGCACCGCCGCCAACCGTACGCCGCTCAAGCGCCATATGATCAAGTTCCTGTTCAGGCGGGTCCGGGACAACAAGGCGCCGACGTGGAACCACGATCCCGAGGCCATGAACGTACCCACCGCCTGGGGCGGGAAACGGGAAGACCCCAAGAACGTGCTGTCTTTCGGCAACCCGCTCGGCGTCGGACAGAGCGATCACTACAAGGAGCGCCAGATACGGTGGAAATGCTGGAACAACCTGCTGGGAGTCGCCGATGCGTCTGACACTTAGCAACCACTCCTTCGAATACCTCGACCTGGAAGGCACGCTGGCGCTGGCCAGGGCCATGGGTTTCAGGGGCGTGGACATAGCGGGTTTTCACGACCGCGGGCGATGCAGCCTGGAACCGGACGAAGTGGGCGCCGATCCTCAGGGCCACGCGGACCGCATCAACCGGTTGCTGGACAAATACGAACTGGAGGCCGTCGATTTCTTCCCCCAGTTCGGCGCATCCCTCGACGAGCGCTCCTTCAACTCGCCCGAAACGGCAGTGAGGCGGCAGAACAGCACCTCGTTCAAAGGCATCATCCGCTTCTGCGAGGACGTCGGCATTCCGGGATTTACGATCAGTCCGGGCATGCATCACCCGGACCGCGCCTTCGAGGAGAACCTCGAGACTACGGCTGCCGCCATGAACGAACTAACCGATATGGCGGGCGAACGGGACGTCACGGTCCGCTTCGAACCCCACGTCCAGTCCGTCGTCGATACGCCTGAACGGACACTGGCCCTGCTGGAGCGGGCGCCCCGGGCCACAGTCACCCTCGACTATTCCCATTTCGTCATGCAGTACATCCCGGACGAGCGCATCCACCCGCTCCTGGCCCACACCGACCATTTCCACATCCGTGCGGCGCGCCCCGGCAAGCTGCAGTCCAGGCTCGACGAGAACACCATCGATTTCGTCGATATCGCCCGGCGTCTCAGAGCGCTGGATTACCGGCGGTGCCTGTCCATCGAGTTCGTCTACATGACCTGGTACGATTGCAACCAGGTCGATTGCCTGACGGAAACGATCTTCACGAAGGACCTGATGCAGGAGCACGTGCCGATGTAGGCGGCGTCCTCCGGAGATTCACCGCCATGCCCGACCTGTACGCCGGCGCCGGCCGGCGGGTGATTAATCCGCCGCTGGGAATCCGGACCTTTGGCTTCAGTTCGAGGGAGGGGCTCGTCCAGGCGATCGAAAGCGATCTGACGGCCACGGCGCTGGTGCTGACGGACGGCAAGACAAAGATCGTGATCGTGGCGACGGATACCGGATGGATGGAACGGGGGGTGATGAACGGCCTGCGGGAAACGGTTGCCGAAACGGTGGGCACGGCGGCCTCCCACGTCATGATCAACCTGAATCACACCCACAGCTCGCCGGCCATGCCCGAGTGGTTCCCCGACGAGCCCGGCCAGATCGCCCTTCAGTCGCG contains:
- the nifS gene encoding cysteine desulfurase NifS — protein: MASIYLDHNATTPVRPEVFDAMEPFFRDRFGNASSIHRYGQDARSAVEEARAQVAGLVNGRPGEIYFTSGGTESDNLALKGIAYARRAYGRHIITTNIEHSAVLNSCGFLEREGFEVTYLPVDEYGRVDPGQVADALTGHTILISIMHANNEIGTVQPVEEIGRIARENGVCFHTDAVQSAGKLPVDVEAMHADLLSLSGHKIYGPKGVGAIYIRKGVEIEPMAHGGHHENDVRSGTENTVGIVGIGKAAELAADEREHEYRNLSEMRDTLEVRIRDEIEGIQVNGHPEWRLPGTLNVSFPGAEGESLIMALDLAGIAVSTGSACTSGTIEPSHVLLALGRDPRTALGSVRFSFGRDNTMEEVGHVMSRLPGIVSRLREVATAQVPG
- a CDS encoding iron-sulfur cluster assembly scaffold protein, which codes for MYSPAVMDHFHSPRNVGDLPDADGVGNAGNPISGNTIALYLKIADGTVTDAKFRTFGCAASIAASSMVTEWVIGRTTEEAASIENHTIAEALGGLPPTKMHCSAMAADGVRTAIEDYRSRHGESQRD
- the mnmA gene encoding tRNA 2-thiouridine(34) synthase MnmA produces the protein MMPANANSHIPSGSDTVSEFDPAVNRLPPKGSTVVVAMSGGVDSSVAAAMLKEAGCEVIGVTMHLWDYDRVGGNAQFEHGCCTVEDRNDARVVAGRLGIPYYVVDFREEFERGVISNFVSEYMQGRTPNPCVACNSRVKFGVLLDRATALGADYVATGHYARIVFDESAGGADQTDQTDQAGQAGQAGRYVLKRGIDGNKDQSYALWEMTQEELARTVFPVGMLTKAQTRQAAERLAPRVADKKDSYEICFIQDRGHERFLREWTAKHPVDAEEGLLSIGDPIRPGPIIDTNGHFLGEHRGHPLYTIGQRKGLGLAAGRPVYVVDIQPDTNTIVVGDDEDLLCDRLIADRVNWQSMETPVGEVRGQAKIRYRQEATPAVITPDEPGVALVDFEHPQRAVTPGQSVVFYDGETVLGGGIIRE
- a CDS encoding peptidase MA family metallohydrolase, producing MHVDKAPQRVLRRLRSWCLGLVSGMLMLLPSLGTGAEESVRIAAGVRFTFEPVDAPFVEHVLGIVREASPHLRATLGLPAADTIHVHIAPTQEAFLTYTPGAIPDWGAGYAVPHRRLVVLRSPRITGTYDGSEELVVHELAHVMLHSALRGVDIPRWLDEGFAMHMAREWGFWDRASLVIAVVSGNLVSLGAIQGVNTFPEHRAQLAYQESALAVQYILRRYGEAGLHTLFDSLRRTGSIDQACFDAFGVSIVGFERDWLAYMERNYGWRMLLGESLSIVIAPLFGVLCLLAYLRIRRRRRATLRQWAREEEVDDWRSDEDDWRRKNEEWTMSRERDD
- a CDS encoding lysophospholipid acyltransferase family protein, coding for MKLSHLAEYAGLRLLMLLTRRLSPSRASWVGNRLGDLAFHVIGTRRALVMEHLGRVYGDTGDAGKLRTMSRSVYRQLGRTAVEHARLLAGRATDLRDRLAISGQEHIDYARHRGRGVILVTGHFGYWELLGATVALLGYPITVVAKKLHNPAVNRLMHAGRERLGMAVASMESAPSAIFRALRRNECVGLLADQDAGPGGVFVEFLGLRASTYQGPALFALRTGAPIVPCFIVRSGPEHHRVCFETPIEAIPTGDESADIARTTQAYTDVLARYILDYPDHWFWVHRRWKTPVPADSSHVQ
- the waaF gene encoding lipopolysaccharide heptosyltransferase II encodes the protein MSVLVIQTAFVGDVVLSTPLFEAARTRLGADRVGAVVRPETANLLRNNPHIDDIVVYDKKGGQKGPLELLRLAGKLRAASFDTAVIPHRSLRSALLGYLAGAPVRVGFDRNAGKLLLTERVPYRPVHEVERNLSLFASWGVDMDGIHPALYPDDEDRQRADALIRESGLAPSDRICGVSPGSVWATKRWPPDRYAELIRRLAEEHGYRAVLFGSAGDRPLCTGIATESGVEPLNAAGRLTLLQSAALAARCSVFVSNDTGMSHVAAAMNIPVVAVFGPTVPAFGFTPHGEGHQVVETTMDCRPCSAHGGNRCPIGTHDCMRSIAVERVTEAVAIQRGEPETPAVD
- a CDS encoding carbohydrate kinase family protein, with protein sequence MRIGIIGLINHDTIFMAGGHQVQDLGGILYNTTVMADLVEDGDRVYPISRIGAECYDAMRAMLDPRPAVNTRGIALSPRGTSRNQIRYDEAMEKVEQLTNHIDPIPLEQIEPFLDLDALLVNFIVGDDITLETMEAIRGSASGLLYLDVHNLCLGIDAEGYRRRRAPEDWRRWIEMFDVVQMNEVEARLLAGAGADAGNDAGNDAGVNAGNETGANAGNQAVAASNGPLENEAVAASSGPLEAEDDFVAFGRSITALGPSVCITTRGALGPVTVYREDDIIKSVVIPSEPVREVVDTTGCGDAFAAGFVTEYLVSKDPARATRLANRVASVNCTVAGLPERGTFASERREL